From the genome of Penaeus monodon isolate SGIC_2016 chromosome 16, NSTDA_Pmon_1, whole genome shotgun sequence, one region includes:
- the LOC119582869 gene encoding AUGMIN subunit 3-like isoform X1 — protein sequence MAAMDGERFVSHLQSLGVPGAERLVGSNFDWLFLTDDGSPLTAFLEWFSANVLPTDILTDEDLLEFEELKSRGEVLTGHQLEEMEACLSGLPTSFNSACEPDGQQDVLSQEERERLESQLEVLSMRKDQLSAHKMELREEAFRASKSVKAAEASLKSQQESILSTSRQLTHAHSELASTLDKLTDIFITFNKTVEDEAKFMSQLDFEKWCDEEAKFTDKLKTYIKRQFREGIGEIAGIGDTSEYCLLDVDHLDLHLVRGSGKAEYAQNVEELNRLNKLLRQTEEWRLEGLLLQARRRAEVEEANRLLAAIHRTQLPSSVPLLQQQGRDASESRMVLKLKREQQQQVLLSLISEVTQLESTRTICGNYQLKCQRQEYFLQKQKIVMDHLLAQVARHDWFNVALDLEHQKIKDILEVAGSINAIVSERDSRYQERMKRFEILSKHHDEMKALGQLPPALITLSQLMPLPTVPHSQEDQKEAPVTGKTLEKQVEMLLRALNSAREQMATARNPQFSVLNRMSMNCALLETGLFGSAGSLGALPLAWLDPAVVERYSNLDEKVWKFKQKLLKLISEHEEKKKILQIEPTVREGFYEMDKESIKRH from the exons ATG gcagcAATGGATGGGGAGCGCTTCGTGTCGCACCTGCAGAGCCTGGGGGTGCCGGGAGCCGAACGTCTGGTGGGCAGTAACTTTGACTGGCTCTTCCTGACTGATGACGGCTCACCGCTCACCGCCTTCCTGGAGTGGTTCTCGGCTAATGTTCTGCCCACGGACATACTTACAGATGAAGACTTGCttga GTTTGAGGAGCTGAAATCCCGTGGAGAGGTGCTGACGGGCCACCAGCTGGAGGAAATGGAGGCCTGCCTGTCCGGCCTGCCAACCAGCTTCAACTCTGCCTGCGAGCCAGATGGGCAGCAGGACGTGCTCTCCCAGGAGGAACGTGAGAGGCTCGAGTCGCAGCTGGAAGTCCTGTCGATGCGCAAAGATCAGCTGAG CGCACACAAGATGGAGCTGCGGGAGGAAGCCTTCAGAGCCAGCAAAAGCGTGAAAGCAGCCGAGGCATCCCTGAAATCCCAGCAAGAGTCTATCCTCAGCACCAGTCGCCAGCTCACCCATGCTCATTCCGAGCTGGCCTCCACGCTCGACAAGCTTACGgatatttttatcactttcaaTAAAACA gTAGAAGATGAGGCCAAATTCATGTCTCAGCTAGACTTTGAAAAGTGGTGTGATGAGGAGGCTAAGTTTACAGATAAACTGAAGACTTATATCAAAAGACAATTCAGAGAG GGAATAGGAGAGATTGCAGGCATTGGAGACACCTCAGAGTACTGTCTCTTGGATGTGGACCACTTGGACCTCCACCTGGTCAGGGGCTCTGGGAAGGCAGAGTATGCACAGAATGTAGAGGAACTAAACAGGCTGAACAAGTT GCTCCGGCAGACAGAGGAATGGCGGCTGGAAGGCCTACTGCTTCAGGCACGTAGGAGAGCAGAAGTGGAGGAAGCAAACCGTCTCTTAGCTGCCATCCATAGGACTCAGCTACCTTCATCTGTCCCACTTCTACA ACAGCAAGGTCGAGATGCATCAGAGTCGCGAATGGTATTGAAACTAAAGAGGGAGCAGCAACAGCAGGTTCTTCTATCCTTAATCAGCGAGGTAACGCAGCTGGAGAGTACCAGAACCATTTGCGGCAACTACCAGCTCAAGTGTCAGCGTCAGGAGTACTTTTTGCAGAAACAGAAAATA GTGATGGATCATCTGTTGGCTCAAGTGGCACGGCATGACTGGTTCAATGTGGCTCTTGACTTGGAGCACCAAAAAATCAAGGACATCTTGGAGGTGGCTGGAAGCATCAATGCCATTGTGTCAGAGAGGGATTCCAGATACCAGGAAAGGATG AAACGCTTTGAAATCCTAAGTAAGCACCATGATGAGATGAAGGCCTTGGGTCAGCTGCCTCCTGCTTTGATCACCCTGTCACAGCTGATGCCTCTTCCCACAGTTCCTCATTCCCAGGAGGATCAGAAGGAGGCTCCTGTTACTGGCAAGACTCTGGAAAAGCAGGTAGAGATGCTGCTTAGAGCACTCAACAGTGCAAGGGAACAGATGGCTACAGCCAGAAATCCACAGTTCTCAGTGTTAAACAGAAT GTCAATGAACTGCGCTTTGCTAGAAACAGGTCTATTTGGTAGTGCTGGGAGTCTGGGAGCTCTTCCTCTGGCCTGGCTGGACCCAGCTGTCGTGGAGAGGTACTCAAACCTTGATGAGAAGGTTTGGAAATTCAAACAGAAACTCCTAAAACTTATCAGTGaacatgaagaaaagaaaaag attCTCCAAATTGAACCAACTGTGCGTGAAGGATTTTATGAAATGGACAAAGAATCTATTAAAAGGCACTAG
- the LOC119582868 gene encoding cytochrome b-c1 complex subunit Rieske, mitochondrial-like isoform X2 has protein sequence MLSYIGRSSQFAPALKGSAQAVANGLRNVVPASSQVRYAHTDIQVPDFSAYRRDDVKDTRAKAGESAPTRSAFTYMLVGGGTVTGIYSAKAVVSQFVSSMSASADVLALAKIEIKLDDIPEGKSVTFKWRGKPLFVRHRTDEEISTEGAVDMGSLRDPEHDSVRCKEPKWLIVLGVCTHLGCVPIADAGDYGGYYCPCHGSHYDTAGRIRKGPAPLNLEIPEYSFPEDGLLIVG, from the exons ATGCTCTCGTACATCGGCAGATCCAGCCAGTTCGCCCCGGCGCTGAAGGGGTCGGCGCAGGCGGTGGCCAATGGGCTCAGGAACGTCGTGCCAG CATCGTCCCAGGTTcgttatgcacacacagacatccaGGTGCCTGACTTCAGTGCTTACCGCCGTGATGATGTCAAGGACACCCGCGCTAAGGCGGGAGAATCGGCTCCCACTCGCAGCGCCTTCACATACATGCTGGTTGGAG GTGGCACTGTGACTGGCATTTACTCTGCCAAGGCCGTTGTCTCACAGTTTGTGTCCTCCATGTCGGCCTCTGCTGATGTCTTGGCCTTGGCTAAAATTGAAATCAAGCTAGATGATATTCCAGAGGGCAAGTCTGTCACCTTCAAGTGGAGAGGCAAACCACTCTTTGTCCGACACAG GACTGATGAGGAAATTTCCACAGAAGGTGCTGTGGATATGGGCAGCCTGCGAGATCCAGAACATGACAGTGTGCGATGCAAGGAACCCAAGTGGCTGATTGTGCTGGGTGTATGCACCCATCTTGGCTGTGTCCCAATTGCTGATGCTG GTGACTATGGTGGTTACTACTGCCCATGCCACGGTTCCCACTACGACACAGCTGGCCGCATCCGAAAGGGCCCTGCGCCTCTTAACCTTGAAATCCCAGAGTACAGCTTCCCAGAGGATGGACTGCTAATTgtaggatag
- the LOC119582868 gene encoding cytochrome b-c1 complex subunit Rieske, mitochondrial-like isoform X1 — protein sequence MLSYIGRSSQFAPALKGSAQAVANGLRNVVPGAVDAAAPELVQKVPLALTPASMAKRCPAGAVVAKAGLGASSQVRYAHTDIQVPDFSAYRRDDVKDTRAKAGESAPTRSAFTYMLVGGGTVTGIYSAKAVVSQFVSSMSASADVLALAKIEIKLDDIPEGKSVTFKWRGKPLFVRHRTDEEISTEGAVDMGSLRDPEHDSVRCKEPKWLIVLGVCTHLGCVPIADAGDYGGYYCPCHGSHYDTAGRIRKGPAPLNLEIPEYSFPEDGLLIVG from the exons ATGCTCTCGTACATCGGCAGATCCAGCCAGTTCGCCCCGGCGCTGAAGGGGTCGGCGCAGGCGGTGGCCAATGGGCTCAGGAACGTCGTGCCAGGTGCGGTAGACGCGGCCGCCCCGGAGCTCGTTCAGAAGGTCCCTCTGGCCCTCACCCCCGCGTCCATGGCCAAGAGGTGCCCTGCCGGCGCCGTCGTGGCCAAGGCCGGTCTCGGAG CATCGTCCCAGGTTcgttatgcacacacagacatccaGGTGCCTGACTTCAGTGCTTACCGCCGTGATGATGTCAAGGACACCCGCGCTAAGGCGGGAGAATCGGCTCCCACTCGCAGCGCCTTCACATACATGCTGGTTGGAG GTGGCACTGTGACTGGCATTTACTCTGCCAAGGCCGTTGTCTCACAGTTTGTGTCCTCCATGTCGGCCTCTGCTGATGTCTTGGCCTTGGCTAAAATTGAAATCAAGCTAGATGATATTCCAGAGGGCAAGTCTGTCACCTTCAAGTGGAGAGGCAAACCACTCTTTGTCCGACACAG GACTGATGAGGAAATTTCCACAGAAGGTGCTGTGGATATGGGCAGCCTGCGAGATCCAGAACATGACAGTGTGCGATGCAAGGAACCCAAGTGGCTGATTGTGCTGGGTGTATGCACCCATCTTGGCTGTGTCCCAATTGCTGATGCTG GTGACTATGGTGGTTACTACTGCCCATGCCACGGTTCCCACTACGACACAGCTGGCCGCATCCGAAAGGGCCCTGCGCCTCTTAACCTTGAAATCCCAGAGTACAGCTTCCCAGAGGATGGACTGCTAATTgtaggatag
- the LOC119582869 gene encoding AUGMIN subunit 3-like isoform X2: MAAMDGERFVSHLQSLGVPGAERLVGSNFDWLFLTDDGSPLTAFLEWFSANVLPTDILTDEDLLEFEELKSRGEVLTGHQLEEMEACLSGLPTSFNSACEPDGQQDVLSQEERERLESQLEVLSMRKDQLSAHKMELREEAFRASKSVKAAEASLKSQQESILSTSRQLTHAHSELASTLDKLTDIFITFNKTVEDEAKFMSQLDFEKWCDEEAKFTDKLKTYIKRQFREGIGEIAGIGDTSEYCLLDVDHLDLHLVRGSGKAEYAQNVEELNRLNKLLRQTEEWRLEGLLLQARRRAEVEEANRLLAAIHRTQLPSSVPLLQQQGRDASESRMVLKLKREQQQQVLLSLISEVTQLESTRTICGNYQLKCQRQEYFLQKQKIVMDHLLAQVARHDWFNVALDLEHQKIKDILEVAGSINAIVSERDSRYQERMKRFEILSKHHDEMKALGQLPPALITLSQLMPLPTVPHSQEDQKEAPVTGKTLEKQVEMLLRALNSAREQMATARNPQFSVLNRMSMNCALLETGLFGSAGSLGALPLAWLDPAVVERYSNLDEKVWKFKQKLLKLISEHEEKKKILQIEPTVREGFYEMDKESIKRH; this comes from the exons gcagcAATGGATGGGGAGCGCTTCGTGTCGCACCTGCAGAGCCTGGGGGTGCCGGGAGCCGAACGTCTGGTGGGCAGTAACTTTGACTGGCTCTTCCTGACTGATGACGGCTCACCGCTCACCGCCTTCCTGGAGTGGTTCTCGGCTAATGTTCTGCCCACGGACATACTTACAGATGAAGACTTGCttga GTTTGAGGAGCTGAAATCCCGTGGAGAGGTGCTGACGGGCCACCAGCTGGAGGAAATGGAGGCCTGCCTGTCCGGCCTGCCAACCAGCTTCAACTCTGCCTGCGAGCCAGATGGGCAGCAGGACGTGCTCTCCCAGGAGGAACGTGAGAGGCTCGAGTCGCAGCTGGAAGTCCTGTCGATGCGCAAAGATCAGCTGAG CGCACACAAGATGGAGCTGCGGGAGGAAGCCTTCAGAGCCAGCAAAAGCGTGAAAGCAGCCGAGGCATCCCTGAAATCCCAGCAAGAGTCTATCCTCAGCACCAGTCGCCAGCTCACCCATGCTCATTCCGAGCTGGCCTCCACGCTCGACAAGCTTACGgatatttttatcactttcaaTAAAACA gTAGAAGATGAGGCCAAATTCATGTCTCAGCTAGACTTTGAAAAGTGGTGTGATGAGGAGGCTAAGTTTACAGATAAACTGAAGACTTATATCAAAAGACAATTCAGAGAG GGAATAGGAGAGATTGCAGGCATTGGAGACACCTCAGAGTACTGTCTCTTGGATGTGGACCACTTGGACCTCCACCTGGTCAGGGGCTCTGGGAAGGCAGAGTATGCACAGAATGTAGAGGAACTAAACAGGCTGAACAAGTT GCTCCGGCAGACAGAGGAATGGCGGCTGGAAGGCCTACTGCTTCAGGCACGTAGGAGAGCAGAAGTGGAGGAAGCAAACCGTCTCTTAGCTGCCATCCATAGGACTCAGCTACCTTCATCTGTCCCACTTCTACA ACAGCAAGGTCGAGATGCATCAGAGTCGCGAATGGTATTGAAACTAAAGAGGGAGCAGCAACAGCAGGTTCTTCTATCCTTAATCAGCGAGGTAACGCAGCTGGAGAGTACCAGAACCATTTGCGGCAACTACCAGCTCAAGTGTCAGCGTCAGGAGTACTTTTTGCAGAAACAGAAAATA GTGATGGATCATCTGTTGGCTCAAGTGGCACGGCATGACTGGTTCAATGTGGCTCTTGACTTGGAGCACCAAAAAATCAAGGACATCTTGGAGGTGGCTGGAAGCATCAATGCCATTGTGTCAGAGAGGGATTCCAGATACCAGGAAAGGATG AAACGCTTTGAAATCCTAAGTAAGCACCATGATGAGATGAAGGCCTTGGGTCAGCTGCCTCCTGCTTTGATCACCCTGTCACAGCTGATGCCTCTTCCCACAGTTCCTCATTCCCAGGAGGATCAGAAGGAGGCTCCTGTTACTGGCAAGACTCTGGAAAAGCAGGTAGAGATGCTGCTTAGAGCACTCAACAGTGCAAGGGAACAGATGGCTACAGCCAGAAATCCACAGTTCTCAGTGTTAAACAGAAT GTCAATGAACTGCGCTTTGCTAGAAACAGGTCTATTTGGTAGTGCTGGGAGTCTGGGAGCTCTTCCTCTGGCCTGGCTGGACCCAGCTGTCGTGGAGAGGTACTCAAACCTTGATGAGAAGGTTTGGAAATTCAAACAGAAACTCCTAAAACTTATCAGTGaacatgaagaaaagaaaaag attCTCCAAATTGAACCAACTGTGCGTGAAGGATTTTATGAAATGGACAAAGAATCTATTAAAAGGCACTAG